The following proteins are encoded in a genomic region of Pseudodesulfovibrio mercurii:
- a CDS encoding class I SAM-dependent methyltransferase, protein MNPESEDREFYTYDKRHRFAAMYPLLVRQMFEDYGAGRKNVLDVGTGNGALLIELSKITDMELTGLDLREQVLDRVRENMRSHGVEPQRISLIQGDVADMPLPDESFDLIISRGSIPFWDDMAAAFSEMYRVLAPGGCFFVGCGFSRYQPLEEVRGMRPKWAGKGSDDPRNNWKKGTRIPDALEKAGIGNYRLVRDDYGVWVEVFKNAA, encoded by the coding sequence ATGAATCCGGAATCCGAAGACAGAGAATTCTACACATACGACAAGCGTCATCGTTTCGCGGCGATGTATCCGCTGCTTGTCCGGCAGATGTTCGAAGACTACGGGGCAGGCCGGAAAAACGTACTGGATGTCGGCACCGGCAATGGCGCCCTGCTTATCGAGCTGAGCAAAATCACGGACATGGAATTGACGGGTCTGGACCTCAGGGAACAGGTGCTCGACCGCGTGCGGGAGAACATGCGGTCCCACGGCGTCGAGCCGCAACGCATCTCGCTCATTCAAGGCGATGTGGCCGACATGCCGCTGCCGGACGAATCCTTTGACCTGATCATCAGCCGGGGGTCGATCCCGTTTTGGGACGACATGGCGGCCGCCTTTTCCGAGATGTACCGGGTACTGGCTCCGGGCGGCTGCTTTTTCGTGGGCTGCGGTTTCAGCCGATACCAGCCGTTGGAAGAAGTCAGGGGCATGCGCCCGAAATGGGCGGGCAAGGGAAGCGACGACCCGCGAAACAACTGGAAAAAGGGGACCCGCATCCCTGACGCCCTGGAAAAGGCCGGTATCGGGAACTATCGCCTTGTCAGGGATGACTACGGCGTCTGGGTCGAGGTCTTCAAAAACGCGGCCTGA
- a CDS encoding peroxiredoxin: MSNEFDSNDTLPDFAKVGQPVPEFTLDAFDPTEGGFVNVDLGALRKEGKWVILFFYPADFTFVCPTELADLATRYEDLKKLGAEVVSVSTDTQYSHMAWKTSERLLENVRFKMGADPTGEVSRFFDVWDYDTGLALRGTFIINPEGVLVSSEINFYNVGRNADELVRKVEANTYLIQHPAEVCPAKWTPGQKTLTPTDQMVGKVYEALIDVD; this comes from the coding sequence ATGAGCAACGAATTTGATAGCAACGATACCCTGCCCGATTTCGCCAAAGTGGGCCAGCCCGTACCCGAATTTACCCTGGACGCCTTCGATCCCACCGAGGGCGGGTTCGTCAATGTCGACCTGGGGGCGCTCCGCAAGGAGGGCAAGTGGGTCATCCTGTTCTTCTACCCGGCGGACTTCACCTTTGTCTGCCCCACCGAGCTGGCCGATTTGGCCACGCGGTACGAGGACCTGAAAAAGCTCGGGGCCGAGGTCGTCTCCGTGTCCACGGACACCCAGTATTCGCACATGGCCTGGAAGACCTCCGAACGGCTGCTGGAAAACGTCAGGTTCAAGATGGGCGCGGACCCGACCGGCGAGGTCTCCCGGTTCTTCGACGTCTGGGACTACGACACCGGCCTGGCCCTGCGCGGCACCTTCATCATCAACCCCGAGGGCGTGCTCGTCTCCTCCGAGATCAACTTCTACAACGTGGGCCGCAATGCCGACGAGCTGGTCCGCAAGGTGGAGGCCAACACCTACCTCATCCAGCATCCCGCCGAGGTCTGCCCCGCCAAGTGGACCCCCGGCCAGAAGACCCTGACCCCCACCGACCAGATGGTCGGCAAGGTCTACGAAGCCCTCATCGACGTCGATTAA
- a CDS encoding insulinase family protein has protein sequence MTFGFTKIREMEIAELATTAVVYRHDKTGARLLSMINDDENKVFGISFRTPPEDSTGVAHILEHSVLCGSDKYPVKEPFVELLKGSLQTFLNALTFPDKTCYPVASANVQDFYNLIDVYLDAVFYPRLTENTLKQEGWHYELESPDHDMTFKGVVFNEMKGAYSSPDSLLYEHAQHSLFPETTYGLDSGGDPAVIPDLTFDRFMAFHRDHYHPSNGYAFFYGDDDPEKRLEILDKVFSQYEAIDVARTRVPLQPRFAEARTVRKGYPASDRLAKGMFTVNWLLAETADANLNLALHILEHILIGLPSSPLKKALTDSGLGDDLAGVGLEADMRQMFFSVGLKGMHPSNAIKVESIIFHTIKDLVENGIDARDIEAAVNSVEFSLRENNTGSYPRGLSLMFQALSTWLYDDEDAEGDPLALLPFEQPLANIKGWIENGDKIFEELLARLFLHNPHRTTVLLEPDHKLARTQAKAESDRLKAAKEGMTPAEIQAVIDDAAELKRLQAAPDAPEALKTIPRLSVADLPAENRPIPTELRTLSGRELLFHDLPTNGIAYLDFGFDLSVIPDELLPYAGVFGRALTESGTTKRDYIDLSQRIARTSGGMWAQPFASPVRDSQDAAARLFLRTKATGDKVAPTLEIVTEILTSAKLDNKERIGRIVAEARARAEQRLVPSGHMIVATRLRARTHRAHAMDEAMTGLTNLLFLRDLEKRVEEDFRKVAKDLEQFRKLLLNRSTLVLNATMDADLFARTEPAMASVIDALPTGDPAPAARVLPDLPDREGLAIPAQVNYVGKGCGLAEHGITLTGAAQVVNKLIRTGYLWEKVRVQGGAYGAFCILDRLAGAISFVSYRDPNVAETIRAFDDLAAYLDTVHIDADELEKSIIGAIGEIDAYQLPDAKGFTALARHLTNQDEAYLQTVREQALGASESDFRAMAEAVRTNARNGHICVLGDTLAMENSGLDLAIKQVL, from the coding sequence ATGACTTTCGGCTTCACCAAGATACGGGAAATGGAAATCGCGGAGCTGGCCACCACGGCCGTGGTCTACCGCCACGACAAGACCGGGGCGCGCCTGCTGTCCATGATCAACGACGACGAGAACAAGGTCTTCGGCATCTCGTTCCGCACCCCGCCCGAGGACTCCACGGGCGTGGCCCACATCCTGGAGCACTCGGTGCTCTGCGGCTCGGACAAGTACCCGGTCAAGGAGCCGTTCGTGGAGCTGCTCAAGGGGTCGCTGCAGACCTTCCTCAACGCCCTGACCTTCCCGGACAAGACCTGCTATCCCGTGGCCTCGGCCAATGTGCAGGACTTCTACAACCTCATCGACGTCTACCTGGACGCGGTTTTTTATCCCCGGCTGACCGAGAACACCCTTAAGCAGGAGGGCTGGCACTACGAGCTGGAGTCCCCGGACCACGACATGACCTTCAAGGGCGTGGTCTTCAACGAGATGAAGGGCGCGTACTCCTCGCCCGACTCCCTGCTCTACGAGCACGCCCAGCACTCCCTGTTCCCGGAGACCACCTACGGCCTGGATTCGGGCGGCGACCCGGCGGTCATCCCGGACCTGACCTTCGACCGGTTCATGGCCTTCCACCGCGACCACTACCACCCGTCCAACGGCTACGCCTTCTTCTACGGCGACGACGACCCGGAAAAGCGCTTGGAGATCCTGGACAAGGTCTTCTCGCAATACGAGGCCATCGATGTGGCCCGGACCCGCGTGCCGCTCCAGCCGCGCTTCGCCGAGGCCCGGACCGTGCGCAAGGGCTACCCGGCCTCCGACCGGCTGGCCAAGGGCATGTTCACGGTCAACTGGCTGCTGGCCGAGACCGCCGACGCCAACCTGAACCTGGCCCTGCACATCCTGGAACACATCCTCATCGGCCTGCCCAGCTCGCCGCTGAAGAAGGCGTTGACCGACTCCGGCCTGGGCGACGACCTGGCGGGCGTGGGCCTCGAAGCCGACATGCGCCAGATGTTCTTCTCCGTGGGCCTCAAGGGCATGCACCCGTCCAACGCCATCAAGGTGGAGTCGATCATCTTCCACACCATCAAGGACCTGGTGGAGAACGGCATCGACGCCCGCGACATCGAGGCCGCGGTCAACTCCGTGGAGTTCTCCCTGCGCGAGAACAACACCGGCTCCTACCCGCGCGGCCTGTCGCTCATGTTCCAGGCCCTGTCCACCTGGCTCTACGACGACGAGGACGCGGAGGGCGATCCCCTGGCCCTGCTGCCCTTCGAGCAGCCGCTGGCCAACATCAAGGGGTGGATCGAAAACGGGGACAAGATCTTCGAGGAGCTGCTGGCCCGGCTCTTCCTGCACAACCCGCACCGGACCACCGTGCTCCTGGAGCCGGACCACAAGCTGGCCCGGACTCAGGCCAAGGCCGAGTCCGACCGGCTCAAGGCGGCCAAGGAGGGGATGACCCCGGCCGAAATCCAGGCGGTCATCGACGACGCGGCCGAGCTCAAGCGCCTCCAGGCCGCGCCCGACGCGCCCGAGGCCCTCAAGACCATCCCGCGCCTGTCCGTGGCCGACCTGCCCGCCGAGAACCGGCCCATTCCCACGGAACTGCGCACCCTGTCCGGTCGGGAACTGCTCTTCCACGACCTGCCCACCAACGGCATCGCCTACCTGGACTTCGGCTTCGACCTGTCGGTCATCCCGGACGAGCTGCTGCCCTACGCCGGGGTCTTCGGCCGCGCCCTGACCGAGTCCGGCACCACCAAGCGCGACTACATCGACCTGTCCCAGCGCATCGCCCGGACCTCGGGCGGCATGTGGGCCCAGCCCTTCGCCTCGCCCGTGCGCGACTCCCAGGACGCCGCGGCCCGGCTCTTCCTGCGCACCAAGGCCACGGGCGACAAGGTCGCGCCCACCCTGGAGATCGTCACCGAAATCCTGACCTCGGCCAAGCTCGACAACAAGGAGCGCATCGGCCGCATCGTGGCCGAGGCCCGTGCCCGCGCCGAACAGCGCCTCGTGCCCTCGGGCCACATGATCGTGGCCACCCGGCTGCGCGCCCGGACCCACCGGGCCCACGCCATGGACGAGGCCATGACCGGCCTGACCAACCTGCTCTTCCTGCGCGACCTGGAAAAGCGCGTCGAAGAGGACTTCCGCAAGGTCGCCAAGGACCTGGAACAGTTCCGCAAACTCCTGCTCAACCGGTCCACCCTGGTCCTCAACGCCACCATGGACGCCGACCTCTTCGCCCGGACCGAACCCGCAATGGCCTCGGTCATCGACGCCCTGCCCACGGGCGACCCGGCCCCGGCCGCGCGCGTCCTGCCGGACCTGCCCGACCGCGAAGGCCTCGCCATCCCGGCCCAGGTCAACTACGTGGGCAAGGGGTGCGGCCTGGCCGAACACGGCATCACCCTGACCGGCGCGGCCCAGGTGGTCAACAAGCTCATCCGCACCGGCTATCTCTGGGAAAAGGTCCGCGTCCAGGGCGGAGCCTACGGCGCGTTCTGCATCCTCGACCGGCTGGCCGGGGCCATCTCCTTCGTCTCCTACCGCGACCCCAACGTGGCCGAGACCATCCGGGCCTTCGACGACCTCGCCGCCTACCTCGACACCGTGCACATCGACGCCGACGAGCTGGAAAAGTCCATCATCGGGGCCATCGGCGAGATCGACGCCTACCAGCTGCCCGACGCCAAGGGGTTCACCGCCCTGGCCCGGCACCTGACCAACCAGGACGAGGCCTACCTGCAAACCGTGCGCGAACAGGCCCTGGGCGCCTCGGAATCGGACTTCCGCGCCATGGCCGAAGCCGTGCGCACCAATGCCCGAAACGGCCACATCTGCGTCCTCGGCGATACCCTCGCCATGGAAAACAGCGGCCTCGATCTGGCGATCAAACAGGTTTTGTAA
- a CDS encoding glycosyltransferase yields the protein MAGSRFNLSIVIPVWNGWNLTEACLRSLAAHTPGDRFQVVLADNGSTDQTPTAAPALGQALFPGRFVHHRLPENLGFAKGCNAGAHASSAAHLLFLNNDTTVTENWLPPLLDALRADPRLAGVTPLLLFPDDRTVRADRVQHLGIACAGDMDFRHLYEYFPRTHPAVARRRRLNVVTAAALLLPAPLFHAHGGFFEGFVNGMEDVDLCLRIARRGGHFSVIPESVVRHHTHGTQGRFDHESANLSLLRTRCRDAAEDLPDLVLADGFEPGFTPWLDLMVRLPRPRTAELDARHRDADEPALRDLIEAEPLWDTGYHALVRLLENQNRTQEAASVAYLRSLLCPGLDAFRDCERILRRTNTLPLADHYARLLEHARRRMADPAALARKARALSRDAHPAVRRALTAFLDGTAE from the coding sequence ATGGCCGGGTCCCGCTTCAACCTGTCCATCGTCATCCCGGTCTGGAACGGCTGGAACCTGACCGAAGCCTGCCTGCGCTCCCTGGCCGCACACACCCCCGGCGATCGCTTCCAGGTGGTCCTGGCCGACAACGGCTCCACGGACCAGACCCCCACCGCAGCCCCGGCCCTGGGCCAAGCCCTGTTCCCCGGCCGGTTCGTCCACCACCGCCTGCCCGAAAACCTCGGCTTCGCCAAGGGGTGCAACGCGGGCGCGCACGCCTCCTCGGCCGCGCACCTCCTCTTCCTGAACAACGACACCACCGTGACCGAAAACTGGCTGCCGCCGCTCCTCGACGCCCTGCGCGCCGACCCGCGCCTGGCGGGCGTCACCCCCCTGCTCCTCTTCCCGGACGACCGCACCGTGCGCGCCGACCGCGTCCAGCACCTGGGCATCGCCTGCGCCGGAGACATGGATTTCCGCCACCTCTACGAATACTTCCCGCGCACCCACCCGGCCGTGGCCAGACGCCGCAGGCTCAACGTCGTCACCGCCGCCGCCCTGCTCCTGCCCGCTCCGCTCTTCCACGCCCACGGCGGCTTCTTCGAGGGCTTCGTCAACGGCATGGAGGACGTGGACCTGTGCCTGCGCATCGCCCGGCGCGGCGGCCACTTCTCCGTCATCCCCGAAAGCGTGGTCCGCCACCACACCCACGGCACCCAGGGCCGCTTCGACCACGAGTCCGCCAACCTCTCCCTCCTGCGCACCCGCTGCCGCGACGCCGCCGAAGACCTTCCCGACCTCGTCCTGGCCGACGGCTTCGAACCCGGCTTCACCCCCTGGCTCGACCTCATGGTCCGCCTCCCCCGACCCCGCACCGCCGAACTCGACGCCCGCCACCGCGACGCCGACGAGCCCGCCCTGCGCGACCTCATCGAGGCCGAACCCCTCTGGGACACCGGCTACCACGCCCTGGTCCGGCTCCTCGAAAACCAGAACCGCACGCAGGAAGCCGCGTCCGTGGCCTACCTCCGCTCCCTGCTCTGCCCCGGCCTCGACGCCTTCCGCGACTGCGAACGCATCCTGCGCCGAACCAACACCCTCCCCCTCGCCGACCACTACGCCCGGCTCCTGGAACACGCCCGCCGCCGCATGGCCGACCCCGCCGCCCTGGCCCGCAAGGCCCGCGCCCTGAGCCGGGACGCGCACCCCGCCGTGCGCCGAGCCCTGACGGCATTTCTGGACGGGACGGCGGAATAA
- a CDS encoding class I SAM-dependent methyltransferase — MSWDPDIYEAWFDTPEGRYALDREVLLLQEVLAGWPRRKRKILEIGCGTGLFLETLYQMGLDVTGMDRSPEMIAAARKRFGNRAQLHLGHGENMPFSDNEFDYALLWSVLEFADNPEAMLAEAARVAEKGLLVGFLNKNSLYYYMNIRGTDSSMAGAHWFTWCEMQDLVRKATGFAPTLARSVLAGPMKTWKPTGLANQLNAHLLPPALGAFVAVRVDFANMKPLTPLFAWKREPEMG; from the coding sequence ATGAGCTGGGACCCGGATATATACGAAGCATGGTTCGACACCCCCGAAGGGCGCTACGCCCTGGACAGGGAGGTGCTCCTGCTCCAGGAGGTCCTGGCGGGCTGGCCCCGGCGCAAGCGCAAGATCCTCGAAATCGGCTGCGGCACCGGCCTGTTTCTGGAGACCCTCTACCAGATGGGGTTGGACGTCACCGGCATGGACCGCTCGCCCGAGATGATCGCCGCCGCGCGCAAGCGGTTCGGCAACCGGGCCCAGCTGCACCTGGGCCACGGCGAGAACATGCCCTTCTCGGACAACGAGTTCGACTACGCCCTGCTCTGGTCCGTGCTCGAGTTCGCCGACAACCCCGAGGCCATGCTGGCCGAGGCCGCGCGCGTGGCCGAAAAGGGGCTGCTCGTCGGCTTCCTGAACAAGAACTCCCTCTACTATTACATGAATATACGCGGCACGGACTCCTCCATGGCCGGGGCGCACTGGTTCACCTGGTGCGAGATGCAGGACCTCGTCCGCAAGGCCACGGGCTTCGCGCCCACCCTGGCCCGCTCGGTCCTGGCCGGACCCATGAAGACCTGGAAGCCCACCGGCCTGGCCAACCAGCTCAACGCCCACCTCCTGCCCCCGGCCCTGGGCGCGTTCGTGGCCGTGCGCGTGGACTTCGCCAACATGAAGCCGCTGACCCCGCTCTTCGCCTGGAAACGCGAACCCGAAATGGGCTAG
- a CDS encoding DUF3861 domain-containing protein, with protein sequence MPEHRYRITVEPLSDEAPPLAFETACHDDLAVVMGRIEARTGLPPDRARALGLGLKLFGEALLRMRETPPFDDLAPHFGRFMQALKKHPA encoded by the coding sequence ATGCCCGAACACCGCTACCGCATCACCGTGGAACCCCTGTCCGACGAGGCCCCGCCACTGGCCTTCGAAACCGCCTGCCATGACGACCTTGCGGTCGTCATGGGCAGGATCGAAGCGCGCACCGGCCTGCCCCCGGACCGGGCCCGCGCCCTCGGCCTCGGTCTCAAGCTCTTCGGCGAAGCCCTGCTGCGCATGCGCGAGACGCCGCCCTTCGACGACCTGGCCCCCCACTTCGGCCGGTTCATGCAGGCCCTGAAAAAGCACCCCGCATAA
- a CDS encoding MarR family winged helix-turn-helix transcriptional regulator, with protein MSPAQPATNAELAGLFRLASRLMARAGHRRDLAHHAQHQVLSILLENGPMPQGELLEILDVRSSSLSELLRKLEDRGLILRERNEEDRRSFIISPTDQARALDTDGNGTDADNQFDCLDQAERDQLRTILGKLVNSLREDPAACGPGNGRGFGPGRGGRGGPGGPGKGFGKGRGRGNGFGRGRGGR; from the coding sequence ATGAGTCCGGCCCAACCCGCAACCAACGCCGAGCTGGCCGGGCTCTTCCGCCTGGCCTCCCGGCTCATGGCCCGCGCCGGGCACCGCCGCGACCTCGCGCACCACGCCCAGCACCAGGTCCTGTCCATCCTCCTCGAAAACGGCCCCATGCCCCAGGGCGAGCTGCTCGAAATCCTCGACGTGCGTTCCTCGTCCCTGAGCGAGCTGCTGCGCAAGCTCGAGGACCGGGGGCTCATCCTCCGGGAGCGCAACGAGGAGGACCGGCGCAGCTTCATCATCTCCCCCACGGACCAGGCCCGCGCCCTGGACACGGACGGCAACGGAACGGACGCGGACAACCAGTTCGACTGCCTGGACCAGGCCGAGCGCGACCAGCTGCGCACCATCCTGGGCAAGCTCGTCAACTCCCTGCGCGAGGACCCCGCCGCCTGTGGGCCCGGCAACGGACGCGGCTTCGGACCGGGCCGGGGCGGACGCGGCGGTCCCGGCGGACCCGGCAAGGGATTCGGTAAGGGCCGAGGCCGGGGCAACGGCTTCGGACGTGGCCGGGGAGGACGGTAG
- a CDS encoding sigma-54-dependent transcriptional regulator, which produces MAAKILIIDDEESIRLSLRGILEDEGLSVVEAESGEEGLELLGTDIPDLIFLDIWLPGMDGLEALEILSRDYEGLPVIMISGHGTIETAVKALKKGAFDFIEKPLSLEKVVVSARNGLEFSRLRQENLALKTRISSEQPVTLTGVSKAIGDLREVIGRVAPTESWVLITGENGTGKEIVARSIHNQSTRADRPLVAVNCAAIPEELIESELFGHEKGAFTGAEKAQEGKFELADGSTLFLDEIGDMSLKTQAKILRILQEQAFEHVGGRKTIKVDVRVIAATNKDLAREIEAGNFREDLYYRLKVFPLELPPLRDRVEDIPLLINDFMDTLVRQHGFKPIVFSPEALSVLTRYPWPGNVRELKNFVERMFIMFAGDTVTADRLPPEFKPAPRAAEPGAGHAAEAAPLDDLINQGPADLKQARADFEARFLEAKLREFDGNISQLAKAIGLERSSLYRKLKAYNIQTD; this is translated from the coding sequence ATGGCCGCAAAGATCCTGATCATCGACGACGAAGAGTCCATCCGCCTCTCCCTGCGCGGCATCCTCGAGGACGAGGGCTTGTCCGTGGTCGAGGCCGAGTCCGGCGAGGAGGGACTCGAGCTGCTCGGCACCGACATCCCGGACCTGATCTTCCTGGACATCTGGCTGCCCGGCATGGACGGCCTCGAGGCCCTCGAAATCCTGTCCCGCGACTACGAGGGGCTGCCCGTGATCATGATCTCGGGCCACGGGACCATCGAGACGGCGGTCAAGGCCCTCAAGAAGGGGGCCTTCGACTTCATCGAAAAGCCGCTGTCCCTGGAAAAAGTCGTGGTCTCGGCCCGCAACGGCCTGGAATTTTCCCGCCTGCGCCAGGAGAACCTGGCCCTCAAGACGCGCATCTCCTCGGAGCAGCCCGTGACCCTGACCGGCGTGTCCAAGGCCATCGGCGACCTGCGCGAGGTCATCGGCCGGGTCGCCCCCACCGAGTCCTGGGTGCTCATCACCGGCGAGAACGGCACGGGCAAGGAGATCGTGGCCCGGTCCATCCACAACCAGTCCACGCGCGCCGACCGCCCCCTGGTGGCCGTGAACTGCGCGGCCATCCCCGAGGAACTCATCGAATCCGAGCTGTTCGGCCACGAAAAGGGGGCCTTCACCGGCGCGGAAAAGGCCCAGGAGGGCAAATTCGAGCTGGCCGACGGCTCCACCCTGTTCCTGGACGAGATCGGGGACATGTCCCTCAAGACCCAGGCCAAGATCCTGCGCATCCTCCAGGAGCAGGCCTTCGAGCACGTGGGCGGGCGCAAGACCATCAAGGTGGACGTGCGCGTCATCGCCGCCACCAACAAGGACCTGGCCAGGGAGATCGAGGCGGGCAACTTCCGCGAGGACCTCTACTACCGGCTCAAGGTCTTCCCCCTGGAGCTGCCGCCCCTGCGCGACCGCGTTGAGGACATCCCCCTGCTGATCAACGACTTCATGGACACCCTGGTCCGCCAGCACGGGTTCAAGCCCATCGTCTTCTCGCCCGAGGCCCTCAGCGTGCTCACGCGCTACCCCTGGCCCGGCAACGTGCGCGAGCTCAAGAATTTCGTGGAGCGCATGTTCATCATGTTCGCCGGCGACACCGTCACCGCCGACCGCCTGCCGCCCGAGTTCAAGCCCGCGCCGCGCGCCGCCGAACCGGGTGCGGGCCACGCCGCCGAGGCCGCGCCCCTGGACGACCTCATCAACCAGGGCCCGGCCGACCTCAAGCAGGCCCGCGCCGACTTCGAGGCCCGCTTCCTCGAAGCCAAGCTGCGCGAATTCGACGGCAACATCTCCCAACTGGCCAAGGCCATCGGCCTGGAACGCAGCTCCCTGTACCGCAAACTCAAGGCCTACAACATCCAGACGGATTAG
- a CDS encoding NAD(P)/FAD-dependent oxidoreductase: MNKTFDAIVCGGSLAGSAAAVTLARQNRSVLVLDKAEFPRSKLCGGLLTWKSVQLLGLLFGETPETMAEHGIIRYVSDRYSIRTFTSTLAEGTVSYPFHLTDRAELDNRLLYHVRRAGALVREGEEVAACDPASGEVVLKDGRTARGRYIIGADGAHSTVRAGFPEVNLRAMRRFTAATIEVKIPAADIPETVDRPILYVGFVDAGYGWVFPNGENVLIGICGLRREDTHFAKLFRSFLDVLGVDPAVLTCQRGHPLPYGSFLHDPVHANALLAGDAGGYVEPLFGEGIFYALCTGMYAGRAVAHALEHDTEPGPEYLRLLHRTILPELNGSNTLRWFLFRAMKLFGPGAIRRFVRFGAGPLGDMVHGKRSYHWLRKKDWHFPEPGA, encoded by the coding sequence ATGAACAAGACCTTCGACGCCATCGTCTGCGGCGGCTCCCTGGCGGGCAGCGCCGCGGCCGTGACCCTGGCCCGGCAGAACCGCTCCGTGCTCGTCCTGGACAAGGCCGAATTTCCGCGCTCCAAGCTCTGCGGCGGGCTGCTCACCTGGAAGTCCGTGCAGCTCCTGGGCCTGCTCTTCGGCGAGACGCCCGAGACCATGGCCGAGCACGGCATCATCCGCTACGTCTCGGACAGATACAGTATCCGCACCTTCACCTCGACCCTGGCCGAGGGCACGGTCTCCTACCCCTTCCACCTGACCGACCGGGCCGAGCTGGACAACCGGCTGCTCTACCACGTGCGCCGGGCCGGGGCCCTGGTCCGCGAGGGCGAGGAGGTGGCCGCTTGCGACCCGGCGTCCGGCGAGGTGGTCCTCAAGGACGGCCGGACCGCGCGGGGCCGGTACATCATCGGCGCGGACGGGGCCCACTCCACGGTGCGCGCCGGCTTCCCCGAGGTGAACCTGCGGGCCATGCGCCGCTTCACGGCCGCGACCATCGAGGTCAAGATTCCGGCGGCCGACATCCCCGAAACCGTGGACCGGCCCATCCTCTACGTGGGCTTCGTGGACGCGGGCTACGGCTGGGTCTTCCCCAACGGGGAAAACGTGCTCATCGGCATCTGCGGCCTGCGCCGCGAGGACACCCACTTCGCCAAGCTGTTCCGATCCTTCCTCGACGTGCTCGGCGTGGACCCGGCCGTGCTCACCTGCCAGCGCGGCCATCCCCTGCCCTACGGCAGCTTCCTGCACGACCCGGTGCACGCCAACGCCCTGCTCGCCGGGGACGCGGGCGGCTACGTGGAGCCGCTCTTCGGCGAGGGCATCTTCTACGCCCTGTGCACCGGCATGTACGCGGGCCGCGCCGTGGCCCACGCCCTGGAACACGACACCGAACCCGGGCCCGAGTACCTGCGCCTGCTGCACCGCACCATCCTGCCCGAGCTCAACGGCTCCAACACCCTGCGCTGGTTCCTGTTCCGGGCCATGAAGCTGTTCGGCCCCGGGGCCATCCGCCGGTTCGTCAGGTTCGGCGCGGGCCCGCTCGGCGACATGGTTCACGGCAAGCGCTCCTACCACTGGCTGCGGAAAAAGGACTGGCACTTCCCCGAGCCCGGCGCCTGA